The following are encoded together in the Phaseolus vulgaris cultivar G19833 chromosome 9, P. vulgaris v2.0, whole genome shotgun sequence genome:
- the LOC137823208 gene encoding coatomer subunit gamma-2-like, whose product MAQPLVKKDDDRDDEAEYSPFMGIEKGSVLQEARVFNDPQLDARRCSQVITKLLYLLNQGETFTKVEATEVFFAVTKLFQSKDMGLRRMVYLMIKEISPSADEVIIVTSSLMKDMNSKIDMYKANAIRVLCRITDGTLLSQIERYIKQAIVDKNPVVASAALISGFHLLQTNPEIVKRWSNEVQEAVQSRAALVQFHALALLHQIRQNDRLAVSKLVTSLTRGTVRSPLAQCLLIRYTSQVIYESGNNTQAGERLFYDYLESCLRHKSEMVIFEAARAITELNGVTSRELTPAITVLQLFLSSSKPVLRFAAVRTLNKVAMTHPMAVTNCNIDMESLISDQNRSIATLAITTLLKTGNESSVDRLMKQITNFMSDIADEFKIVVVEAIRSLCLKFPLKYRSLMNFLSNILREEGGFDYKKAIVDSIVILISDIPDAKEVGLLHLCEFIEDCEFTYLSTQILHFLGIEGPKTSDPSKYIRYIYNRVHLENAIVRASAVSTLAKFGAAVDALKPRIFVLLRRCLFDSDDEVRDRATLYLNTLGGDGSVVETDKDVKNFLFGSFDIPLVNLENSLKNYEPSEEAFDINSVPKEFKSQPLAEKKAPGKKPSGLGAPPSGPSSTVDAYEKMLSTIPECANFGKLFKSSAPVELTEAETEYAVNVIKHIFDRHVVFQYNCTNTIAEQLLEDVIVNVDASEADEFSEVFSKPIRSLPYDSPAQTFVAFEKPEGVSAVGKFSNILKFIVKEVDPTTGEAEDDGVEDEYQLEDLEVVAADYVLKVGVSNFRNAWESLGPDFERVDEYGLGPRESLAEAVNTVINLLGLQPCEGTEEVPPNSRSHTCLLSGVFIGNVKVLVRLSFGLDGPKDVAMKLSVRSEDETVSDAVHEIVASG is encoded by the exons ATGGCTCAGCCGCTCGTGAAGAAGGACGATGACCGCGACGACGAAG CCGAGTATTCCCCCTTTATGGGAATTGAAAAGGGGTCTGTTCTTCAGGAGGCCAGAGTTTTTAATGACCCTCAACTAGATGCTAGGAGGTGTTCACAG GTTATTACAAAACTCCTATACCTACTGAATCAGGGAGAGACGTTTACAAAG GTTGAAGCAACAGAAGTTTTCTTTGCTGTTACTAAGCTTTTCCAGTCCAAAGATATGGGATTAAGGAGAATGGTCTACCTGATGATAAAGGAGATATCTCCATCTGCAGACGAG gttATCATCGTCACAAGCTCTCTAATGAAAGATATGAATAGCAAAATTGACATGTATAAGGCCAATGCCATTCGAGTGCTTTGTCGAATCACTGATGGAACACTCCTTTCCCAAATTGAGCGGTATATAAAACAAGCTATTGTAGATAAAAATCCAGTTGTTGCAAGTGCTGCTTTAATTAGTGGCTTTCATCTTCTCCAG ACAAATCCTGAAATTGTAAAAAGATGGAGCAATGAGGTTCAGGAAGCTGTTCAATCAAGGGCAGCCCTTGTACAATTTCATGCTCTGGCTTTGCTACATCAG ATACGACAGAATGATCGGTTGGCAGTTAGCAAGCTGGTTACCAGTTTGACAAGGGGGACTGTTCGCTCACCTTTAGCGCAGTGCCTTTTGATCCGTTACACTAGTCAG GTTATTTATGAATCAGGCAATAATACACAGGCAGGGGAACGCCTCTTCTATGATTATCTTGAGAGTTGCCTTCGTCACAAGTCAGAGATGGTGATTTTTGAAGCTGCTAGAGCAATAACAGAGCTCAATGGTGTAACAAGTCGAGAATTAACTCCGGCAATTACTGTTCTTCAACTATTTTTAAGTTCTTCTAAGCCAGTCTTGAGATTTGCTGCTGTCCGTACCTTGAACAAG GTGGCAATGACACATCCAATGGCAGTCACCAACTGCAACATTGATATGGAAAGTTTAATCTCTGACCAGAACAGAAGCATTGCTACCCTTGCCATTACTACACTGTTGAAAACAGGAAATGAATCTAGTGTGGATCGTCTTATGAAGCAGATCACAAATTTCATGTCTGATATTGCTGATGAGTTCAAAATTGTTGTTGTTGAAGCAATAAGATCATTGTGCCTGAAGTTCCCTTTAAAATATCGATCTCT GATGAACTTCCTGAGTAATATTCTTAGGGAAGAAGGCGGTTTTGATTACAAGAAGGCAATTGTAGATTCAATTGTGATTCTCATTAGTGATATCCCTGATGCTAAGGAAGTTGGGTTGCTTCATCTTTGTGAGTTCATTGAAGATTGTGAGTTCACTTATTTGTCTACACAG ATACTTCACTTCCTGGGAATTGAAGGACCAAAAACATCAGATCCAAGCAAATATATTCGTTATATTTATAACAGAGTACATCTTGAGAATGCAATTGTTAGGGCCAGTGCCGTGAGTACACTGGCAAAATTTGGTGCTGCAGTTGATGCGTTGAAG CCCCGCATATTTGTTCTGCTAAGGCGATGTCTTTTTGACAGTGATGATGAG GTTCGTGATAGGGCAACACTTTACCTGAACACACTTGGAGGTGATGGTTCAGTTGTTGAGACTGATAAAGATGTAAAGAACTTcctgttcggttcatttgataTCCCACTTGTTAATCTGGAGAATAGTTTGAAAAATTAT GAGCCTTCAGAAGAAGCTTTTGATATTAACTCTGTGCCCAAGGAGTTCAAGTCCCAGCCACTTGCAGAAAAGAAAGCCCCTGGTAAAAAGCCATCTGGTTTGGGTGCTCCTCCTAGTGGTCCCTCATCAACTGTTGATGCATATGAGAAGATGCTTTCGACCATTCCAGAGTGTGCAAACTTTGGGAAGCTTTTTAAG tCCTCAGCACCTGTGGAGCTCACTGAAGCTGAGACAGAATATGCAGTTAATGTCATTAAACACATTTTTGATAGGCATGTTGTGTTCCAGTACAATTGCACCAACACAATAGCAGAGCAGTTATTGGAAGAT GTAATTGTGAATGTGGATGCTTCTGAAGCAGATGAATTCTCAGAGGTGTTCTCCAAGCCTATCAGGTCTCTTCCTTATGATTCACCTGCACAGACTTTTGTGGCATTTGAGAAGCCAGAGGGAGTATCAGCAGTTGGAAAATTTTCTAACATTCTGAAATTTATTGTTAAAGAG GTTGACCCTACCACTGGCGAGGCTGAAGATGATGGTGTTGAAGATGAATACCAGCTGGAGGATCTGGAGGTTGTTGCTGCAGATTATGTGTTGAAAGTGGGGGTGAGTAATTTTAGGAATGCTTGGGAAAGCTTGGGCCCTGATTTTGAGCGAGTGGATGAGTACGGTCTTGGTCCTAGAGAGAGCTTGGCTGAAGCTGTAAATACTGTTATCAACCTGCTTGGCTTGCAGCCCTGTGAG GGAACAGAGGAGGTTCCACCCAATTCAAGATCACACACATGCTTATTGTCAGGTGTATTCATAGGTAATGTAAAGGTGCTTGTACGGTTGTCTTTTGGACTTGATGGTCCAAAGGATGTTGCAATGAAACTGTCTGTCAGATCGGAGGATGAAACTGTCAGCGATGCCGTTCATGAGATTGTCGCCAGCGGCTAA
- the LOC137820401 gene encoding glucan endo-1,3-beta-glucosidase 7-like: MANTAPSPAILLFLPLFFSLANSQSFIGVNYGQVADNLPPPDSTAGLLKSTSIGKVRLYGADPAIIKALANSGIGIVIGAANGDIPSLASDPNAATQWVNANVLPYYPASNITLITVGNEILTLADQSLVSQLVPAMRNLQNALNAASVKIKVSTVHSMAVLTQSDPPSSGLFNPALQNTLKQLLAVLKDNKSPFTINPYPFFAYQSDTRPETLAFCLFQPNSGRVDSGNGKLYTNMFDAQVDAVHSALSAMGFQDIEIVVAETGWPSRGDSNEVGPSLENAKAFNGNLINHLRSLVGTPLMPGKSVDTYIFALYDEDLKPGPGSERAFGLFKTDGTMAYDAGLAKSSQQTPSTSPKTPVTPAPNTSGWCVPKAGISDDQLQANIDYACSQGIDCGPIQPGGACFEPNTVASHAAFAMNLYYQTSAKNQWNCDFSQSATLTSQNPSYNACIYSGGGN, translated from the exons ATGGCTAATACGGCACCGTCTCCTGCAATTCTCCTCTTCCTTCCTCTATTCTTCTCCCTCGCTA ACTCCCAATCTTTCATAGGAGTGAATTACGGCCAGGTCGCCGACAACCTTCCGCCGCCGGACTCCACGGCCGGTCTTCTCAAATCCACCTCCATCGGAAAAGTCCGCCTCTACGGCGCTGATCCCGCCATCATCAAGGCCCTTGCCAATTCCGGCATCGGAATCGTCATCGGCGCCGCCAACGGCGACATTCCCAGTCTGGCCTCCGATCCCAACGCGGCCACTCAGTGGGTTAACGCGAACGTGTTACCCTACTACCCCGCCAGCAACATCACTCTCATCACCGTCGGCAACGAGATTTTGACCTTGGCCGACCAGAGTCTTGTCTCGCAGCTCGTGCCGGCGATGCGAAATCTCCAGAATGCCCTCAACGCGGCTTCTGTGAAGATCAAGGTCTCCACGGTGCACTCCATGGCCGTGTTAACTCAGTCGGATCCGCCGTCGTCCGGGCTGTTCAACCCGGCGCTCCAGAACACGCTGAAACAGTTGCTGGCGGTTCTGAAGGATAACAAATCGCCGTTCACGATCAACCCGTACCCGTTCTTCGCCTACCAGAGCGACACGAGACCCGAAACGCTGGCGTTTTGCCTCTTCCAACCCAACTCGGGCCGGGTCGACTCGGGCAATGGAAAGCTCTACACGAACATGTTCGATGCCCAG GTTGATGCTGTACATTCTGCTTTGAGTGCGATGGGCTTCCAGGACATCGAGATTGTGGTTGCTGAGACTGGATGGCCCTCACGTGGTGACAGTAACGAAGTAGGACCCAGTCTTGAAAATGCAAAGGCCTTTAACGGGAACCTGATTAATCATCTTAGATCATTGGTTGGGACACCTTTGATGCCTGGGAAGTCTGTGGACACTTACATTTTTGCACTCTATGATGAGGATCTCAAACCCGGTCCAGGATCTGAACGCGCGTTTGGGCTGTTCaaaactgatggtaccatgGCATACGATGCTGGCTTAGCCAAGTCTAGCCAGCAG ACTCCATCAACTAGTCCAAAGACTCCGGTTACTCCAGCACCCAACACTTCTGGATGGTGTGTACCCAAAGCTGGAATTTCTGATGATCAGTTGCAGGCCAATATTGACTACGCATGTAGCCAAGGCATAGATTGCGGACCAATTCAACCAGGAGGTGCTTGTTTTGAGCCTAACACAGTAGCATCCCATGCTGCATTTGCCATGAATCTCTACTACCAAACATCTGCCAAAAATCAATGGAACTGTGACTTCTCCCAATCAGCAACACTAACATCCCAAAATCCCA GTTACAATGCTTGCATATACTCTGGTGGGGGCAACTGA